The proteins below are encoded in one region of Cardiocondyla obscurior isolate alpha-2009 linkage group LG29, Cobs3.1, whole genome shotgun sequence:
- the LOC139112495 gene encoding uncharacterized protein has translation MNITLIKERHQVIINGDLPLFDCDGNILVQDVQDNNIFGIPVCEDTLKFFNLNFTEETSLDDNSNSNNVCMITEQEYKENYSRNTNGNVTFAVSSVYVTPGISRASWKDDNEVRCLIHLWRDHQNCFKKIKNRDVWSLISKELKQTTSEWEMKTSTQCENKWKDIKRKYMETKDHNNKSGNDPKTCKFYEEIEEVLGEKPCVKPVSIASNLNKRQREVVNCKELSDSDKINEETSGSSTQNEETPPKKTKNTRIQRELQDWSAALLADAKTREEARERRHQEAIAESKAAINAYKEMMEKLIGKL, from the exons aTGAATATCACATTAATAAAAGAACGACATCAAGTTATAATAAATGGAGATTTGCCATTATTTGATTGTGATGGAAATATTCTTGTGCAAGATGTACAAG ataataatatttttggtaTACCTGTATGCGAAGATACacttaagttttttaatttgaattttacgGAGGAGACATCCCTAGATGATAACAGCAACTCAAATAATGTTTGCATGATAACTGAGCAAG agtataaagaaaattattcaagaaatACTAACGGCAATGTAACTTTTGCAGTTTCATCAGTCTATGTAACTCCTGGAATCTCTAGAGCATCCTGGAAAGATGATAATGAAGTAAGATGTCTTATTCATCTTTGGCGAGATcatcaaaattgttttaaaaaaataaaaaaccgaGACGTATGGTCTTTAATTAGTAAAGAACTGAAACAGACTACGTCTGAATGGGAGATGAAAACTTCTACTCAATGTGAAAACAAATggaaagatataaaaagaaagtacatGGAAACAAAGGATCATAACAACAAGTCTGGAAATGACCCTAAAACTTGTAAATTTTatgaagaaatagaagaagtCTTAGGTGAAAAGCCATGTGTTAAACCAGTTAGTATTGCTTCCAATCTCAATAAGAGGCAGAGAGAAGTTGTTAATTGCAAAGAGCTAAGTGattctgataaaataaatgaagaaaCTTCTGGTTCATCAACTCAAAATGAAGAAACTCCTccaaaaaaaacgaaaaatactAGAATTCAACGAGAACTGCAAGACTGGTCTGCTGCTCTGCTCGCCGATGCGAAAACAAGAgaagaagcgagagagcgGCGCCATCAAGAAGCAATAGCTGAGTCAAAGGCAGCGATTAATGCATATAAAGAAATGATGGAGAAGCTAATCGGAAAGTTATAA
- the LOC139112496 gene encoding uncharacterized protein, with the protein MSTGGGSTSDAANSIAILKRRRATIKAACTRIENFAAGINVVDDATMVQLRERRKKLDNYWSEYNSIQTRLEDLDESEGRDRETFENAYYDLCATIAGLDRPRVQASPAPSAEGSNGSGSAGARNNVRLPKLNIPAFNGKYDKWLPYRDLFSSAVHSNSALSRVEKLQYLKGTLEGEALGVIDALEVSEANYDAAWDLINERYNNERAIAYAHIKAIMCFPPIIKESAVEIRNMCDSVSRHLLSLKALKRDSDKWDDVLVYWLSTKLDAVTAREWHASLKNSELPTMKMFKDFLAHRSRVLESLPKREATSQRREDSRAVTRAESRRQALHATAGASGCSYCGGDHSVYACRDFVGLSVVQRIAEIKKRGLCLNCIRSASHRAVQCPSGSCRICKGKHNSLLHLPRGSNEGSGSSAGEQGSAAGTSRSVSGEATALVARKGAGRGTSEVLLSTAVIYIFDRKNSRKTIRVLLDSGSQANFITAGAAKTLCLPCRSVNLIIAGVGKLTSQSTRVARVRIRSRTSAFETEIECVVTDHITGRIPTVSLRREKIKLPAGIQLADPQFYRADAIDMLIGAELFWDLVCVGRIRATQDHPVIQKTRLGWVLAGRSADTRGAPTGACALHAVISNAELQDGLRRFWELEEVAETSRGTADERMCEQHFLENVQIGRDGRYTVKMPVRPGALALLGESREIAMRRLFGLEKRFRRDAQFRDAYARFIQDYERLGHMRKIESRERDMPGSLYLPHHGVLKKSEAGVKLRVVFDASCRTSGGRSLNEALLTGPTIQQELASLLIRFRTWRYVFTADIIKMYRQILVDASQTKLQRILWRGSECEAIQEYELLTVTYGTTSAPFLATRVLKHLAESHESEFPVGAKRIANDFYMDDLLTGADTLDEAIIMRDQIIAILRRGKLELSKWLANHVELLPREEQGGGELSVLAGEGERKILGIQWDPSQDEFLIETGDGARGGGRITKRAVLAEIAGLFDPLGVLGPLIVVPKLILQETWQAEIGWDETLPPDLHQRWVEFREQLRELKGVRIPRWVGTGGLKEVQMHGFCDTSERAYGACIYVRVTEAGGRHRVTLLTSKSRVAPVRAVSLPRLELSAALLLARLLERTRTAWGGRQEKSGALVGFHNNAAVDKILLPKMEGLCG; encoded by the coding sequence ATGTCGACCGGAGGAGGATCGACAAGCGATGCGGCGAATTCGATAGCGATATTAAAACGGCGTAGGGCGACAATCAAGGCCGCGTGCACAAGAATAGAAAATTTTGCCGCCGGCATAAATGTTGTAGACGACGCGACGATGGTGCAATTGCGCGAGCGGCGTAAgaaattagataattattgGAGCGAGTACAATTCGATTCAGACGCGACTGGAAGACTTAGACGAAAGCGAGGGCCGTGATCGTGAGACGTTCGAAAACGCATATTACGACCTGTGCGCGACCATTGCAGGTCTTGACCGGCCACGCGTACAGGCCTCGCCTGCCCCGAGTGCGGAGGGGTCAAACGGCAGCGGAAGTGCGGGCGCACGCAATAATGTGCGTCTGCCAAAATTAAACATACCCGCGTTCAACGGAAAATATGACAAGTGGCTGCCGTATCGGGACTTATTTAGCTCCGCGGTGCACAGCAACAGCGCACTCTCAAGGGTCGAAAAATTGCAGTACCTGAAGGGAACGTTAGAAGGCGAGGCGTTGGGCGTGATAGACGCGTTGGAAGTGTCCGAGGCGAATTACGACGCCGCCTGGGATTTAATAAACGAGCGCTACAATAATGAAAGAGCTATCGCGTACGCACACATAAAAGCGATTATGTGTTTCCCGCCGATAATAAAGGAGAGCGCGGTCGAAATTCGAAATATGTGCGATAGCGTGTCGCGACATTTGTTATCCTTAAAAGCGTTAAAACGGGATTCCGACAAGTGGGACGATGTCCTGGTGTATTGGCTAAGTACGAAGTTAGATGCGGTTACGGCCCGAGAATGGCATGCGTCGCTAAAGAACTCCGAACTGCCCACAATGAAGATGTTCAAAGATTTTTTGGCGCACCGTAGCCGGGTGTTAGAATCGCTGCCGAAGCGTGAGGCCACGAGCCAGAGGCGTGAGGACTCGCGGGCGGTGACGCGGGCCGAGAGCAGACGTCAGGCGTTACACGCGACGGCCGGGGCGAGCGGGTGCTCCTATTGTGGCGGCGATCACTCCGTGTACGCGTGCCGGGACTTCGTCGGGTTGTCGGTGGTGCAGCGTatcgcggaaattaaaaaacgagGGCTGTGTCTAAATTGTATCAGATCAGCGTCACACAGGGCCGTCCAGTGCCCGTCGGGCAGCTGTCGCATTTGTAAGGGCAAGCATAACTCCTTGCTGCACTTACCGCGGGGATCGAACGAGGGATCCGGATCGAGCGCGGGGGAGCAGGGATCCGCGGCGGGAACATCGCGTTCCGTGTCGGGTGAGGCGACGGCGTTGGTCGCTCGCAAGGGGGCCGGGAGGGGCACCTCAGAGGTGTTGCTCTCAACCGCGGTAATCTACATATTCGATAGAAAAAATTCTCGAAAAACTATACGCGTGCTGTTGGACTCCGGCTCACAGGCCAACTTTATAACAGCTGGGGCCGCGAAAACATTATGTTTACCATGTAGGTCGGTGAACTTGATTATAGCGGGTGTCGGCAAATTAACGAGCCAGTCTACACGGGTTGCTCGCGTTCGGATACGCTCGCGCACGAGTGCATTTGAGACCGAGATCGAATGCGTAGTCACCGATCATATCACGGGCCGGATTCCGACCGTTTCTCTGCggcgcgaaaaaattaaattaccggCGGGCATTCAATTAGCGGACCCCCAGTTTTACCGGGCGGACGCGATTGATATGCTTATTGGGGCCGAACTATTCTGGGATCTGGTGTGCGTTGGCCGGATACGCGCCACGCAGGACCACCCGGTAATACAGAAGACGCGTCTGGGATGGGTCTTGGCCGGTAGATCGGCGGACACGAGGGGCGCTCCGACAGGAGCGTGTGCGTTACACGCGGTTATTTCGAACGCGGAGCTGCAGGATGGTTTGAGACGTTTTTGGGAGCTGGAGGAGGTCGCGGAAACCTCACGCGGAACCGCAGACGAGCGGATGTGCGAGCAGCATTTTTTAGAGAACGTCCAGATAGGAAGGGACGGTAGATACACGGTAAAGATGCCTGTGAGACCGGGGGCCTTAGCGCTACTGGGCGAGTCGCGGGAGATCGCGATGAGGCGGCTATTCGGATTAGAAAAAAGATTTCGCCGGGATGCCCAATTTAGAGACGCATATGCCCGTTTTATACAAGATTACGAACGACTGGGGCATATGAGAAAAATCGAGTCGCGAGAGCGGGATATGCCGGGATCGCTGTACCTACCGCATCACGGCGTGTTAAAGAAGTCCGAGGCGGGAGTCAAGCTAAGGGTGGTATTCGACGCATCGTGCCGGACGAGCGGTGGTCGATCATTAAACGAGGCGTTATTGACGGGGCCGACTATCCAGCAGGAATTAGCCTCGCTGTTAATTCGATTTCGTACGTGGCGATATGTATttaccgccgatattattaaaatgtaccgACAAATACTCGTGGACGCGTCGCAGACAAAATTACAACGCATTTTGTGGCGCGGATCGGAGTGCGAGGCGATTCAAGAATACGAGTTGCTTACGGTGACATACGGAACGACGTCCGCGCCGTTCCTCGCGACACGAGTGCTGAAACATTTGGCAGAATCCCACGAGTCGGAATTCCCGGTAGGAGCGAAGCGCATTGCGAATGATTTTTATATGGACGATCTGCTCACCGGAGCAGATACGTTGGACGAAGCGATAATCATgcgagatcaaataattgcgataCTTAGACGCGGCAAATTAGAGCTAAGTAAATGGTTAGCGAACCACGTAGAATTGCTTCCGCGCGAGGAGCAAGGCGGCGGAGAATTATCAGTCTTAGCGGGCGAGGGCGAGCGCAAGATACTGGGCATCCAGTGGGATCCCAGCCAAGATGAATTTCTAATTGAGACGGGCGATGGCGCGCGCGGGGGGGGGCGAATAACCAAACGCGCAGTACTGGCCGAGATCGCCGGTCTATTCGATCCGCTCGGCGTGTTGGGACCGCTCATCGTGGTACCCAAGCTGATCTTGCAAGAAACGTGGCAAGCGGAGATCGGCTGGGATGAAACGCTGCCGCCGGATTTGCACCAGCGATGGGTCGAATTTCGTGAACAGCTACGTGAATTGAAGGGTGTACGAATACCGCGTTGGGTGGGTACCGGAGGATTAAAAGAAGTACAGATGCACGGGTTTTGTGACACGAGCGAGCGCGCTTATGGTGCATGCATATACGTGCGTGTAACCGAGGCGGGCGGACGGCACCGGGTGACATTATTAACATCGAAGTCACGAGTCGCGCCGGTCAGAGCGGTATCGTTGCCGCGGTTAGAGTTGAGCGCGGCCTTGTTGCTGGCAAGGCTGCTCGAGAGAACTCGCACCGCTTGGGGGGGGCGGCAAGAAAAAAGTGGTGCTCTGGTCGGATTCCACAATAACGCTGCAGTGGATAAAATCCTCCTCCCGAAAATGGAAGGCCTTTGTGGCTAA
- the LOC139112497 gene encoding uncharacterized protein: MWWSGPAFLRADENAWPNKLMEAPKEMPEQKRVIAAVARVQDKGVVQILLEKISSLNKIVRVIAYCRRILRKQKEKKCVTISPMEFKEALYTIVRNVQREAFAPECEALQANKKINSRSSVFGLTPFIDEDGIIRVGGRLKNAEIPFDARHPMLLPRRHELTTRIVQLEHVNALHAGAQTTLAIVRQRFWPIAARSVVRGVVRRCIKCFRCNPRLSQAIMADLPNKRVNVARPFSHAGIDYAGPILLKDHKRRNAKLTKAYLAIFVCFTVRAVHIELVSDLTSDAFIAALKRFVSRRGKPACLYSDNGTTFVGAEKRLKEFRECVRSEATDLAIREFLSEKGIEWKFIPPYAPHFGGLWEAAVKSAKTHLNRVLGQAHATFEEMYTILCEIEGIMNSRPLAPLSADPTDLDCITPGHFLIGAALCSFSVPGLQHIPEGRLLRWQRVEQMRQHFWQRWKDEYLHTLIQRTKWRASRGTPIAVGQMVVVQQAGLGPLQWLLGRIKEVHPGADGVVRTATIRTKKGEITRPTTRLAVLPLEE, translated from the coding sequence ATGTGGTGGAGCGGGCCTGCCTTCTTACGCGCGGACGAGAATGCATGGCCAAATAAATTGATGGAAGCACCGAAAGAAATGCCGGAGCAGAAGCGTGTGATTGCCGCGGTAGCTAGGGTTCAGGACAAGGGGGTGGTGCAAATCCTGCTAGAAAAAATATCCAgcctaaataaaattgtacgcgTAATAGCCTATTGCCGAAGAATATTGCggaaacagaaagagaaaaaatgcGTGACGATTTCCCCGATGGAATTTAAAGAGGCGTTATATACAATTGTAAGGAACGTACAGCGCGAGGCCTTCGCTCCGGAATGCGAAGCCTTACAAgcgaataagaaaataaacaGCCGAAGTAGCGTTTTTGGCTTGACACCGTTTATCGACGAAGACGGAATAATTCGCGTGGGAGGCCGGTTGAAAAACGCGGAAATTCCGTTTGACGCGAGACACCCGATGTTGTTGCCGAGGCGGCACGAGTTGACCACGCGAATTGTACAATTAGAACATGTAAACGCGTTGCATGCCGGTGCGCAGACGACGCTCGCGATCGTCAGGCAAAGATTTTGGCCGATAGCTGCGCGCTCGGTGGTGCGGGGCGTCGTGCGTCGTTGCATCAAATGCTTTCGATGTAACCCGAGATTGTCACAAGCCATTATGGCAGATTTACCGAACAAGCGAGTAAATGTAGCACGACCATTTTCGCATGCGGGCATCGATTACGCCGGTCCGATTCTACTTAAGGATCATAAGCGGCGAAATGCCAAGCTGACCAAGGCATACTTGGCGATCTTTGTATGTTTCACCGTGCGGGCCGTGCACATCGAACTAGTTAGCGACTTGACTTCCGACGCCTTCATCGCGGCGCTTAAAAGATTTGTATCGCGACGCGGCAAGCCGGCGTGTTTGTATTCGGACAACGGCACGACGTTTGTAGGAGCCGAGAAGCGGCTAAAAGAATTTCGCGAGTGCGTGCGGAGCGAGGCAACGGACCTGGCTATTCGCGAATTTCTGAGCGAAAAGGGCatcgagtggaaatttatacCACCGTATGCTCCACATTTTGGCGGATTGTGGGAGGCGGCGGTAAAATCCGCAAAGACTCACTTAAACCGAGTCTTGGGTCAAGCGCATGCCACCTTCGAGGAAATGTATACGATATTGTGCGAGATCGAGGGAATCATGAACTCGAGACCGCTTGCGCCGCTCAGTGCGGATCCGACGGACCTGGATTGCATCACGCCGGGTCATTTTTTGATTGGTGCGGCTCTGTGCAGCTTTTCTGTTCCAGGATTACAGCACATACCGGAGGGACGACTACTTCGGTGGCAGCGTGTCGAGCAGATGCGCCAGCACTTTTGGCAACGCTGGAAGGACGAATATCTGCACACTTTGATCCAACGCACAAAGTGGCGAGCGAGCCGGGGGACGCCGATAGCGGTGGGACAAATGGTGGTTGTCCAGCAGGCCGGACTCGGACCTTTGCAGTGGCTCCTGGGGAGGATAAAGGAGGTGCATCCCGGAGCCGATGGAGTAGTGCGTACCGCGACCATCCGCACCAAGAAGGGAGAAATAACGCGACCGACCACCAGACTGGCGGTCCTCCCGTTAGAAGAATAG